The Bacillus zhangzhouensis region GATCAAAAATGCAGGCATCCGAACGATAATTTGAGTACTGCTGCGTTTGCTCCTGACCGGATTCAATATGGTCGTCCTCCACCTTCGAGCGCTCAACCCGCGGATTCCACCTTGCTTCATAATGACATGTATCTTTCACATGACATGTTCCGCAAAATCTATTTTCCTTCCCCTGCAAGGGATTCCAAGGACTTTCGCTGCCGTAATAGTTCAGCGCCCCGTAGGCAAATACTTGCCTCGGCTTTTGATCAATCCACCAGTTGACTAGATCAAAATGATGCGTCGACTTATGAATGGACAGTCCCCCAGAGAATTGACGTGTACGGTTCCATCTTTTGAAATAACTAGCGCCATGGTACGTATCAATGAGCCAGCTCAGTTCAACAGATGTGATCCTTCCAATTTTCCCGTCTAAAATGAGTTCTTTTACCTTTCGATGGAAAGGATTGTAGCGATAATTAAAGGTGACCGTAACCGTTCCTTTACTTCCCGCCTCTTTTTCCATCACTTTTTTGGCGTCTTTTGCTGTTGTCACCATCGGCTTTTCGGTGATGACATCAAGATCATGGTCAAGTGCCTGCATAATATACGTGACATGTGTGTCATCCCTGCCTGCCACAATCACAATATCTGGATTTACTTCCTTGACCATCTGATCAAATGCATCTTCATGAAAAAACGGAACGCCCCGTAGTGATGGAAAACGCTCCTGACAAC contains the following coding sequences:
- a CDS encoding Gfo/Idh/MocA family oxidoreductase — encoded protein: MKRVVICGLSHRAFNMFIKPLTVDFNEHYKITGLLDIDDQRYTRCQERFPSLRGVPFFHEDAFDQMVKEVNPDIVIVAGRDDTHVTYIMQALDHDLDVITEKPMVTTAKDAKKVMEKEAGSKGTVTVTFNYRYNPFHRKVKELILDGKIGRITSVELSWLIDTYHGASYFKRWNRTRQFSGGLSIHKSTHHFDLVNWWIDQKPRQVFAYGALNYYGSESPWNPLQGKENRFCGTCHVKDTCHYEARWNPRVERSKVEDDHIESGQEQTQQYSNYRSDACIFDQEIDIEDTYVASVAYDQGALLSYSIQFSAPYEGYRLAINGTKGRIETNEFHVPSRIPFQFPEQTISYYPMFGSKETIEVVKQPGGHGGGDPLLLADLFMGKDPLIHYDILAGAEAGAYSIALGEGMWRSVAEKRPIEIDELFHKEKV